In Allorhizobium pseudoryzae, the genomic window CGAACACGGCCAGAAGATGCAGCAGACGGCCCGCAACGAAGGCATCACGCCGGAAGCGCTGGCCGAGCGCAATTCCAATGAATTCCGCGCCATGGGCAAGCTTTTAAATGCCTCGAACGACGATTTCATCCGCACCACCGAACAGCGTCACCATCTGACGGTGCAGGAAGTCTGGCGCCGCATGGCCGCCAATGGCGACATCTACAAGGATAGTTATGCCGGCTGGTATTCGGTCCGCGATGAGGCCTATTACCAGGAAGAGGAAACCGAGCTGCGCGCCGATGGCGTGCGCTACGGGCCGCAGGGCACGCCTGTCGACTGGGTGGAAGAGGAAAGCTATTTCTTCAAGCTCTCCGCCTACGAAGACAGGCTGCTGAAGCTCTACGAGGACCAGCCGGATTTCATCGGCCCCTCCGAGCGCCGCAACGAGGTGATCTCCTTCGTCAAATCCGGCCTCAAGGATCTGTCGATTTCGCGCACCACCTTCGACTGGGGCATCAAGGTTCCGGGTGATGACAAGCACGTGATGTATGTCTGGGTCGATGCGCTGACCAACTACATCACCGCGACCGGTTACGTGGAAGATCAGAGCGGCCCGCGCGCCAAATACTGGCCGGCGGATGCGCATATCATCGGCAAGGACATCATCCGCTTCCACGCCGTCTACTGGCCGGCCTTCCTGATGTCGGCGGGCCTGCCGCTGCCGAAGCGCGTCTATGCCCATGGCTTCCTGCTCAACAAGGGCGAGAAGATGTCGAAGTCGCTCGGCAATGTGGTGGATCCAGTCAACCTGGTGAACCATTTCGGCCTCGACCAGGTGCGTTATTTCTTCCTGCGCGAAGTCTCCTTCGGCCAGGACGGCAGCTATTCGGAAGAGGGTATCGCGACCCGTATCAATGCCGACCTTGCCAACGGCATCGGCAACCTTGCCTCGCGGTCGCTGTCGATGATTGCGAAGAACTGCGAGGGCAGGGTGCCGCAACCGGGCTCACTGACCGAGGCGGACAAGGCGATCCTCGCCACGGCGGATGAGGCGATTGCCATTTGCCGCGAGGAGATGGGCCGCCAGCAGGTGCACAAGGCGGTGGCGGCCGTGATCAACATCGTCAACGAGGCCGACCGGTATTTCGCCGCCCAGGAGCCCTGGGTGCTGCGCAAGACGGATGTGCCGCGCATGGAAACGGTGCTGTGGGTGACGGCCGAGGTGGTGCGTGAAATCGCCATCCTGTTCCAGCCGGTCATGCCGCAATCAGCCGCCAAGATTCTTGATCTGGTGGCCGTTGCCGAGGAAGACCGCTCATTTGCCAAGCTGGGCGAGGCGGGCCGCCTGACACCCGGCACGGAACTGCCGGCGCCCTCGCCGGTTTTCCCGCGTTACGTGGCGCCGGACGCCGACAAGGCCTGAGACTGAACGATGCTGATTGATACCCACTGCCACCTGGATTTTGCCGATTTCAACGCGGAGCGCGACGAACTGGTGGCACGCGCCCATGCGGCGGGCGTCGCCCAGATGGTGACGATCTCCACGCGTGTCAGGAAACTGCCGACACTTCTGGCGCTGACCGAGCGCTATCCGTCCGTGTTCTGTTCGGTCGGCACACATCCGAACAACGCCAACGAGGAACTCGACGTCAGCGCCGACGACCTGGTGCGGCTCGCCGAAAGTCACGAGAAGGTGGTTGCGATCGGCGAGGCGGGTCTCGATTATTTCTACGACACGCAGACGCCGGCCGACCAGCAGACGGGGTTTCGCCGCCATATCGAGGCGGCGCGGCGCACGCAACTGCCGCTCGTCATCCACAGCCGCAGCGCCGACGAAGACATGGCGGCAATCCTGACCGAAGAAACCGAGAAGGGCGCCTTCCCCTTCATCCTGCACTGCTTTTCTGCCGGGAAGGACCTGGCCGATTGCGGCGTGGCGCTCGGCGGTTACATCTCGTTTTCCGGTATCCTCACCTTCCCGAAATCGGAAGAGATCCGCGAAATCGCCAAAACCGTACCGCTCGACCGGCTACTGGTGGAAACCGATGCGCCGTATCTGGCGCCCAAGCGCTGGCGCGGCAAACGCAATGAACCTTCCTACGTGGTCAACACAGCGGACGTCCTCGCCGAGGTCAAGGGGATATCGTATGACGATATGGCCCGCATCACCACGGACAATGCCTTCCGTTGCTTTTCCAAGATGACGAGGGTGTGAGACCGGTGACGGGTCTGCGGCAACGCTTTACGATCCTTGGCTGCGCCTCGTCGCCCGGCGTGCCGCGTTTGAATGGCGATTGGGGGGCCTGCGATCCGACCGAACCGCGCAACCGCCGACGCCGCGCCGCCTTTCTGGTCGAACAGATCGCGCCGGACGGGGCCACGACGACGGTTGTGATCGACACGGGGCCGGATTTCCGCGAACAGATGATTTCCGCCAATGTCGCGCGGATCGATGCCGTACTTTATACGCATGCGCATGCCGACCATGTGCACGGGATTGATGACGTGCGTGGCTATTTCCATTCGCAGCATATGCGCATCCCGATCTTCGCCGATCCGAAGACCATGGATCGTATTCGCCAGGGTTTCGGCTACTGCCTGGAAACGCCGCCGGGCGGCAATTATCCGCCGATCGTCGAACCAAGGCTGATCGAGGATCTGGCGCAGCCGATCACGATCGACGGTCCAGGCGGCACGATTGCATTTCATGCGCATCGGCAGGTGCACGGCGATATTTACTCGCTCGGCTTTCGGATCGGCAATGTGGCCTATTGCAGCGATGTAAGCGACTTTCCGGCGAAAAGTCTCGCAAACCTGCGGGATCTCGACGTGCTAATCATCGATGCGCTCCAGTATCGGCCGCATCCGAGCCATCTGTCGCTTGAGCAAGCGCTGACATGGATCGAGCAGCTGAAACCGAAACGGGCCATCCTGACCCACATGCATATTCCGCTGGATTACCGCACGGTGCTGAACGAGACGCCGGCGCATGTGGAGCCAGCCTATGACGGAATGCGCTTCGAGTTCGACGGGACCTGAACAGGCGGATTTAAGTCATTCAGCCGTATAGCTGCATCTCTCTGTTCCATAATCTACCTTATCCTGCATTTGGGTTGACTCCGGCACATCCTCCACCGCGAAGTCGGAATGTCACGCTCCCCGCTCTAAGCGATGCTCACATGCCATGCCAGGATGAGCGGCGGCTGGAACTTTCGCGGATCGATGCGGTTCCGTGTGTTCGAACGACGCGGCGTGCATTTTTGCTTCGACCCGTCTCCATGGATCTCAAGCCGGATTGATCCCAAGGCTGACGATGTTTCCCCACTGGCTCCACATGCTGTCCATCCTCTGTCTGCTGCTTGGCATTGCCTGCGCCGGCATCGTTGCCGTGGATGTCTGGCGCGCACCGCAGCACATGGCGGTCATGAACATCGTCTGGCCCGTCACGGCCTTGTTCGGCACGGTTTTCGTGGTCTGGGCCTATCGGCGCTATGGACGGCTGGCGACCCAGGCTGCAGCTGACCGGGCCATGCAGCATGACCAGCCCATGCCATCGAAGCAGGAAACGCCGTTTCCCGTCATGGTCGGCAAAGGTGCTCTGCACTGCGGCAGCGGCTGCATGATCGGCGACATCGTCGCCGAGTGGCTGGCTTTCGGCATCCCCGCGATCGCGCTCTGGCTGGGCTGGCAGTCGGTCTTTGCAGAAAAGATGTTCGCGGTCTGGATTCTCGACTTCATCTTCGCCTTCGGGCTCGGAATCGTGTTTCAGTATTTCGCCATCGTGCCGATGCGCAAGCTGTCGCCTTGGCAAGGGCTCGTCGCAGCGCTGGAGGCGGACACCCTGTCGCTCATCGCCTGGCAGGTCGGCATGTATGCGACCATGGCGGTGTTCCAGCTGCTGATCTTCCGCGAGGGTTTTGGCCAGCAGGCGCCGGTCAACAGCCCGGAATTCTGGTTCGCCATGCAGATCGCCATGATTGCCGGCTTCATCACCGCCTATCCGGTCAACTGGTGGCTGATTGCCAAGGGCCTGAAGGAACGAATGTAGCGTCCTCTTCAGCCACGTCCGGTTTCGGTCAACTTGAACCAGGCCGTGGCGATCTTGCTTTTGGATACTACGCGGAGGTAGCCCGTTCCGGTGTCACAGCGATGCGCCGGGCATCGAGCCGCCGAGTTGCGGTTCGACAAACTGGAAATAGGCCCAGGCTGCCGCCAGCAGCGCCAGAATGATGATGATTGCCAGGGATCGGCTGAAAACCGGCGGGCGCGGCTTCTGCGGCCCGGATCTCGGCGAGCCGTTCTTCGGCGTCTTCTCGGGTTTCGGCTTCTGGAATTTGATGACGTTGTTCATGCCCCATCCATGGCAGATTCGATGGTCTCCTGCCTAGCCAAATACAGGATTTATCTTCAAATCCGAAGCCCGTCCTTCGTCTGCTGCCTTCGGCGACGGGATGGCCGGAAGGTGTTGGAATTGCGGCGAAAATTTTGCCGCGAAGACGCTCGCCCCTGCCCTTTGGCCCGCTTCAAGCATACAAAATCTAGAATTTTTTATGGACTTTGGAACATTTCGACTATATCTAGATCAACACAGGCGTTGCTCCTTGCATCTTTGCCGGACGAGCGCTTTTGTGATCATTCCGCTGCCGGACCGAGCGCGTCCAAGCCCCGGCAGCTTATCAGCACCGACACTGCGGCGCATGCGCCGTGACACAAACCCCGATCGTGTTCTCCCGGTTGCCTCCTTGAGGCCG contains:
- a CDS encoding MBL fold metallo-hydrolase; this encodes MLFQDDEGVRPVTGLRQRFTILGCASSPGVPRLNGDWGACDPTEPRNRRRRAAFLVEQIAPDGATTTVVIDTGPDFREQMISANVARIDAVLYTHAHADHVHGIDDVRGYFHSQHMRIPIFADPKTMDRIRQGFGYCLETPPGGNYPPIVEPRLIEDLAQPITIDGPGGTIAFHAHRQVHGDIYSLGFRIGNVAYCSDVSDFPAKSLANLRDLDVLIIDALQYRPHPSHLSLEQALTWIEQLKPKRAILTHMHIPLDYRTVLNETPAHVEPAYDGMRFEFDGT
- the metG gene encoding methionine--tRNA ligase → MSTKTPYYITTAISYPNGKPHIGHAYELIATDAMARFQRLDGKDVFFLTGTDEHGQKMQQTARNEGITPEALAERNSNEFRAMGKLLNASNDDFIRTTEQRHHLTVQEVWRRMAANGDIYKDSYAGWYSVRDEAYYQEEETELRADGVRYGPQGTPVDWVEEESYFFKLSAYEDRLLKLYEDQPDFIGPSERRNEVISFVKSGLKDLSISRTTFDWGIKVPGDDKHVMYVWVDALTNYITATGYVEDQSGPRAKYWPADAHIIGKDIIRFHAVYWPAFLMSAGLPLPKRVYAHGFLLNKGEKMSKSLGNVVDPVNLVNHFGLDQVRYFFLREVSFGQDGSYSEEGIATRINADLANGIGNLASRSLSMIAKNCEGRVPQPGSLTEADKAILATADEAIAICREEMGRQQVHKAVAAVINIVNEADRYFAAQEPWVLRKTDVPRMETVLWVTAEVVREIAILFQPVMPQSAAKILDLVAVAEEDRSFAKLGEAGRLTPGTELPAPSPVFPRYVAPDADKA
- a CDS encoding TatD family hydrolase, translating into MLIDTHCHLDFADFNAERDELVARAHAAGVAQMVTISTRVRKLPTLLALTERYPSVFCSVGTHPNNANEELDVSADDLVRLAESHEKVVAIGEAGLDYFYDTQTPADQQTGFRRHIEAARRTQLPLVIHSRSADEDMAAILTEETEKGAFPFILHCFSAGKDLADCGVALGGYISFSGILTFPKSEEIREIAKTVPLDRLLVETDAPYLAPKRWRGKRNEPSYVVNTADVLAEVKGISYDDMARITTDNAFRCFSKMTRV
- a CDS encoding DUF4396 domain-containing protein, with protein sequence MFPHWLHMLSILCLLLGIACAGIVAVDVWRAPQHMAVMNIVWPVTALFGTVFVVWAYRRYGRLATQAAADRAMQHDQPMPSKQETPFPVMVGKGALHCGSGCMIGDIVAEWLAFGIPAIALWLGWQSVFAEKMFAVWILDFIFAFGLGIVFQYFAIVPMRKLSPWQGLVAALEADTLSLIAWQVGMYATMAVFQLLIFREGFGQQAPVNSPEFWFAMQIAMIAGFITAYPVNWWLIAKGLKERM